CGGCACGCGCGCCGTGCTCAGCGGCGCCATCGATGCGGGCAGCGGCGTGGCGGCGGCAGTGTCCCCGGCTGCGGCGGCCGGTGCCGGGGCAGCAGGCGCCAAGGCGGGCGAGGGCAGCGCCGCCAATCCGCTCGATTATTTCTCGGACATGCTGCTGCGCGCCGCACCCGCGGCTGCCACGGGCGAGGCGGGCGGTACTGTCGCCGAGCAGCGCGTGGAAACCGGCAAGATCTTCGCCATGGGTCTGTCCACGGGCAGCCTGGCCGCCGATGACCGCGCCTACCTGGGCCAGCTCGTCGCCGGCCGCACGGGCTTGACGCAGGCTGAAGCGGAAGCGCGCGTCGACGCCGTCTACGCCCGCGCCGCCAAGGCCGCCGCCGATGCCAAGGCGAAAGCACAGCAGGCGGCCGAGGCTGCCCGCAAGGCCGGCGCGCATACGGCGTTGTGGATGTTCGTCGCCTTGCTGCTCGGCGCTTTCGTCGCCAGCCTGGCGGCCACGTTCGGCGGCCGCCAGCGCGACCATGAGCGCGTGCTGCGCCACGTGACCATTTAAATCATCCATTTCAATTCAGGAGTCTGCCATGCGTTCCATCCTCTTGCTGCTGCTGGGCATTCCATTGCCCATCGTCATACTGATCGCCCTGTTCGTGCGCTGACAAGGCCAATACAAAAGCCGGCGCCCGCTGCAAGGTGGGCGCCGGCTTTTGCGTGAAAGCGGGCGCATGTGTAAGATGGCGCCATCTTTCCACCGAGACTAACCATGACCTTTCCCTTGCTGAAAACCGCCGCCATCGCCGCTTTTGCCTGCACCATGCTGGCCGCGTGTTCCACCCTGATCGGCCCGCGCGACGTGAATGTGTCGCTGAGCAAGATGCAGCAAGGCCTGGAACGCCGCTTTCCCATCGACAAGCGCGTGCTGTCCGTGCTGGACGTCAAGCTGACCCGCCCGCAGTTGTCGCTGCAGCCCGAGCGCGAACGGGTCGCCTTGAGCGTGGACGCCAGCGTCTTGCCGCCGTTCATACGCCAGAGCTGGCGCGGCAGCCTCGCCATGTCGGGCCGCCTCGTGCTCGACGCCCGGCGCAATGCCGTCTACCTGAGCGAGGCGAGCGTCGACAAGGTCAGCATCGACGGCATGGATGAAGCCCAGCAGCGCCAGTTCGCCAAGGTGGCTAGCCTGGTGGCCGACCAGCTCATGCATGAAACGCCGATCTACACCTTCAAGCCCGACGAATTGCGCTATGCGGGCGTGCAATTCGTGCCGACGCAGATCAGGACCACGGGCAATGGATTGACGGTGACGTTCGAGCCGGTGAAGTAGGGGCGCATTGCATCAGAATGCTTTATGGGCAAAATTTACGGGCAAAAGTAATGACGGCTATCGGCAGGCGGATCTATTCGCTCAAGACCCACCCGGGCGAGCAGCTTTTCGATGACTGCAGCGTCGCGCACATTCTGCTCTGACACTGCATAGCCATCATGCAAAGAAATTTTCACCACCCCGGCGTGGCACCAGATAAAGACCTCGATACCCGTGATGTTGCACTGACCTGGCTGTTGCCACGAGG
Above is a genomic segment from Janthinobacterium sp. 64 containing:
- a CDS encoding DUF1439 domain-containing protein, giving the protein MTFPLLKTAAIAAFACTMLAACSTLIGPRDVNVSLSKMQQGLERRFPIDKRVLSVLDVKLTRPQLSLQPERERVALSVDASVLPPFIRQSWRGSLAMSGRLVLDARRNAVYLSEASVDKVSIDGMDEAQQRQFAKVASLVADQLMHETPIYTFKPDELRYAGVQFVPTQIRTTGNGLTVTFEPVK